The proteins below are encoded in one region of Sulfolobus sp. A20:
- a CDS encoding KaiC domain-containing protein: protein MTSRISTGILAFDKLIQGGIPQGFFVALTGEPGTGKTIFSLHFTAQGLKEGDPCIYVTTEESRESIIRQARQFGWNFEEHIEKKLIIIDALMREKEDEWSLISLNPEEVVNKIIEAKQKLGYGRARLVIDSVSALFLDKPAMARKISYYLKRVLNKWNFTIYATSQYAITTSQAFGFGVEHVADGIIRFRRAIKNGELHRYIIIEKMRQTDHDKHVWEIDIVNGKGIVLKGKLEERREDYALPEKVKNKIIESSKKEEEELK from the coding sequence GTGACAAGTAGAATATCGACTGGAATACTGGCATTCGATAAACTTATTCAAGGAGGTATCCCCCAAGGTTTCTTTGTTGCATTAACTGGTGAACCCGGAACTGGAAAGACAATATTTTCCTTACACTTCACCGCGCAAGGGTTGAAAGAGGGTGATCCATGCATATATGTTACTACCGAGGAGAGTAGGGAGTCAATTATAAGACAAGCAAGGCAGTTTGGGTGGAACTTCGAAGAACATATAGAAAAGAAGTTAATTATAATAGATGCGTTAATGAGGGAAAAGGAGGATGAGTGGTCTCTTATCAGTCTTAATCCAGAGGAGGTGGTGAATAAAATAATTGAGGCTAAGCAGAAATTAGGCTACGGAAGAGCGAGGTTAGTAATAGATTCTGTCAGTGCATTGTTTCTCGATAAACCCGCGATGGCTAGGAAGATAAGTTATTATCTCAAGAGGGTTTTGAATAAGTGGAATTTTACGATATACGCTACTTCGCAATACGCTATTACTACTTCACAAGCTTTTGGGTTTGGGGTTGAGCATGTAGCAGATGGCATAATAAGATTTAGGAGGGCTATAAAAAATGGAGAGCTTCATAGATATATAATAATTGAGAAAATGAGACAGACAGATCATGATAAGCACGTATGGGAAATAGATATAGTCAATGGTAAAGGGATCGTATTGAAAGGAAAATTAGAGGAGAGGAGAGAAGACTACGCCCTACCAGAAAAGGTAAAAAATAAGATAATTGAAAGTTCTAAGAAGGAGGAAGAGGAGCTAAAATAG
- a CDS encoding RuvB-like helicase: MAEIKEIRKPVREKASIHSHIKGLGLDENGKAKFIADGLVGQAEAREAAGVVVQLIKQGKMAGKGILFVGPPGTGKTAIAVAIARELGEDTPFTAINASEIYSTELKKTEILTQLIRKSIGVRIREKRLVYEGVLKDRKVKVARSRLNPYSQVPVEAQITLATKDDERTLTVGEEIAQQLVSLGVKKGDVIMIDAQTGQVIVQGKAKGFEGIKTYDIETSRVIEMPSGPVRKEKEITTTLTLNDLDLNLAARNLAVTAIFSLFTEREVSEDVRKEVDRLVKEWINQGRAELVVGVLFIDDAHMLDLEAFSFLTRALESELAPIIILATNRGITKIRGTDVESPHGIPLDLLDRLLIIPTRQYNAEEIKEIIKIRADELEIELDPQALDELTKIGVENSLRYAVQLLEPSQVIAQRNNRNVIKVDDVREASKLFSDVKRSVKFVKEYENLLLK; encoded by the coding sequence ATGGCTGAGATAAAAGAGATTAGAAAGCCGGTAAGGGAGAAGGCAAGTATTCACAGTCACATAAAGGGATTGGGTTTAGATGAGAATGGGAAAGCTAAGTTCATAGCTGATGGTTTAGTCGGGCAGGCTGAGGCTAGAGAAGCAGCTGGGGTTGTAGTTCAATTAATAAAGCAAGGAAAGATGGCAGGTAAAGGAATATTATTCGTCGGTCCACCCGGAACTGGTAAAACAGCAATAGCAGTAGCCATTGCCAGAGAATTAGGGGAAGATACTCCTTTTACAGCTATCAACGCATCGGAAATATACTCTACGGAATTAAAGAAGACAGAAATACTAACACAACTAATAAGAAAGTCTATAGGCGTTAGAATAAGGGAGAAGAGGCTGGTTTACGAAGGTGTTTTAAAGGACAGAAAAGTTAAGGTTGCTAGAAGTAGGTTAAATCCCTATTCTCAAGTCCCTGTTGAAGCCCAAATAACATTAGCTACCAAAGATGATGAAAGAACGTTGACTGTGGGAGAAGAGATAGCTCAACAATTAGTCTCTTTAGGAGTAAAGAAAGGCGATGTAATAATGATAGACGCTCAGACTGGACAAGTGATAGTACAAGGTAAAGCAAAAGGATTTGAAGGTATAAAGACTTACGATATAGAGACCTCAAGAGTTATTGAAATGCCTTCTGGTCCAGTGAGGAAAGAGAAGGAGATAACTACAACACTTACCTTGAATGATTTAGACCTAAATTTAGCAGCTAGAAACTTAGCGGTAACAGCAATATTCTCATTATTCACAGAAAGGGAGGTAAGCGAGGATGTTAGAAAGGAAGTGGATAGGCTAGTTAAAGAATGGATAAACCAAGGAAGAGCTGAATTGGTAGTAGGTGTATTGTTCATCGATGATGCTCATATGTTAGATTTGGAAGCCTTTTCCTTTCTCACTAGAGCGTTAGAGTCAGAATTAGCTCCTATAATAATCTTAGCTACTAATAGAGGGATAACTAAAATAAGGGGAACTGATGTAGAGTCACCGCACGGCATACCATTAGATTTACTTGATAGACTTTTAATAATCCCGACTAGACAATACAATGCTGAAGAAATAAAAGAAATAATTAAGATAAGAGCAGATGAACTTGAGATTGAGTTGGATCCCCAGGCTCTAGATGAGTTAACTAAAATAGGTGTAGAAAATAGTTTGAGATACGCTGTTCAATTATTAGAACCATCACAAGTAATAGCACAAAGGAATAATAGAAATGTTATAAAGGTTGACGATGTTAGAGAAGCTTCTAAGTTATTCTCTGATGTGAAGAGAAGCGTAAAGTTTGTAAAAGAGTATGAGAATCTATTATTAAAATGA